One part of the Verrucomicrobiia bacterium genome encodes these proteins:
- the rpoN gene encoding RNA polymerase factor sigma-54 has protein sequence MAQGLQLSQRLTQSLVLAPQLQQSLALLQAPTLELKALVEQELQQNPVLEEAAAESEPQDKETRDAEQAEAADPTEPPADLSFDPASEKNTPEPVDDFQAEFERLVQLDQEWRDHFSQTNIPLRASAEDEEKRQFMFDSLVAATSLQEILLEQVRESSLPEDQWPVAELLIGNIDEYGYLKATVEELAHSTGMPAETILNVLKVIQSFEPAGVGARDLRECLLLQLERSGQQSTLEYRIISDFMEALGKRRIPEIARGTGTEVDEVQDAMENIARLEPRPGRAYLPDNDQYILPEVFVQRSGHDFTVTTNNEHIPHLRISNTYKDLMAQGQNSPEVRNYIREKIRAGKFLIKSLHQRQQTILNIAKEIVHRQHEFMEKGVAFLKPLTMIQIAQVVGVHETTVSRAVSGKYMQTPQGIFEMKYFFTAGIQTANGDGLSNTSVKDMIADIFKSENTGKPLSDQEVVRMLKDKGIVIARRTVAKYRTELNILPSNLRKVY, from the coding sequence ATGGCACAAGGCTTACAGTTGTCGCAGCGTTTAACGCAGTCGCTGGTCCTGGCACCGCAACTGCAGCAATCGCTGGCGCTGCTGCAAGCCCCCACCCTTGAACTCAAGGCCCTCGTCGAGCAGGAGCTGCAGCAAAACCCGGTCCTGGAGGAAGCCGCGGCAGAATCCGAGCCGCAAGACAAAGAAACCCGCGACGCCGAACAGGCCGAGGCGGCTGACCCAACGGAGCCCCCTGCCGACCTGTCTTTCGATCCGGCCTCAGAAAAAAACACCCCTGAACCGGTGGACGATTTCCAGGCTGAATTCGAGCGCCTGGTCCAACTCGACCAGGAATGGCGTGATCACTTTTCCCAGACCAATATCCCTCTTCGCGCATCGGCTGAAGATGAGGAGAAGCGCCAGTTCATGTTTGATTCGCTGGTGGCCGCCACCTCGCTCCAGGAAATCCTGCTCGAACAGGTCCGCGAATCCTCCCTGCCCGAGGACCAATGGCCGGTGGCCGAGTTGCTCATCGGCAACATCGATGAATACGGCTACTTGAAGGCCACAGTCGAAGAACTCGCCCATTCAACGGGGATGCCTGCCGAGACGATTCTAAATGTGTTGAAGGTCATTCAGAGCTTCGAGCCTGCCGGGGTTGGGGCGCGCGACCTGCGCGAATGTTTGCTGCTCCAGTTGGAACGTTCAGGCCAGCAATCCACTCTCGAGTACCGGATTATCAGCGATTTCATGGAGGCGCTGGGGAAACGCCGTATCCCCGAAATCGCCCGGGGCACCGGCACCGAAGTCGATGAGGTCCAGGACGCCATGGAGAACATCGCCCGACTCGAACCGCGTCCAGGACGGGCCTATCTGCCGGACAATGACCAATACATTCTGCCCGAGGTCTTTGTTCAGCGCTCCGGACACGATTTCACCGTCACCACCAATAATGAACACATCCCCCACCTGCGAATCAGCAATACCTACAAGGATTTAATGGCCCAGGGCCAAAACTCGCCCGAGGTTCGCAATTATATCCGCGAAAAAATTCGCGCCGGGAAATTCCTGATAAAGAGCCTGCACCAGCGGCAGCAGACCATCCTCAACATCGCCAAGGAAATCGTTCATCGCCAGCACGAGTTCATGGAAAAGGGAGTGGCGTTTTTGAAACCGTTGACGATGATTCAAATTGCCCAGGTCGTTGGCGTGCATGAAACCACCGTCAGCCGCGCGGTCTCAGGCAAGTACATGCAGACACCCCAGGGCATCTTTGAGATGAAGTACTTCTTCACTGCCGGCATCCAGACCGCCAATGGTGACGGTTTGTCCAACACCAGCGTCAAGGATATGATTGCCGACATCTTCAAGAGCGAAAACACCGGCAAACCCCTTTCCGATCAAGAGGTCGTGCGCATGCTCAAGGACAAAGGCATCGTCATCGCCCGGCGCACCGTCGCCAAATACCGCACCGAGCTGAACATCCTGCCTTCCAACCTGCGGAAGGTGTATTAA
- the rpsT gene encoding 30S ribosomal protein S20 encodes MPNTKSAERRMRNNARKQARNHSVKSRLHTLEKNFLELLGAGKREDAAKSLQAITSAFDKAAKGGVVHRATANRKKSRLALRLAHAK; translated from the coding sequence ATGCCGAATACCAAGTCAGCCGAGCGGCGCATGCGCAATAACGCTCGCAAACAAGCGCGCAATCACAGCGTGAAGTCCCGTTTGCACACCCTCGAAAAGAATTTCTTGGAACTCCTGGGCGCCGGGAAAAGGGAAGACGCGGCCAAATCGCTGCAGGCGATCACGTCGGCCTTCGACAAAGCGGCCAAGGGAGGCGTGGTTCATCGGGCGACCGCTAACCGCAAAAAATCCCGCCTGGCCCTGCGGCTGGCCCATGCAAAATAG
- a CDS encoding HNH endonuclease, whose translation MAKPKYPKEFLELCASVTGKRPKTVIDHILKYGHITTEQLKTKYGYDHPPRAARDVRELGIQLETFRVVAANGRKIAAYRFSDPTKKPFRRFCGRTGLSKKIKEQLIKEYGCQCFIYLEHMPEADLQIDHRVPYEVAREDEELKTADFMLLCGSANRAKSWSCEHCENWKQIKDRTICLSCYWAYPEEYTHVAMRQIRRVDLVWQGQEVVQYDKLKNDATESGLEIPRFVKEILAKSLK comes from the coding sequence ATGGCAAAGCCAAAATATCCAAAAGAGTTTCTTGAACTTTGCGCGTCCGTTACTGGCAAACGGCCGAAGACAGTGATCGACCACATTCTGAAATATGGTCACATCACCACGGAGCAGTTGAAAACCAAATATGGCTACGATCATCCTCCGCGCGCGGCGCGCGACGTGCGTGAATTAGGCATCCAACTGGAAACTTTTCGGGTCGTCGCCGCCAATGGACGCAAGATCGCGGCCTACCGTTTTTCCGACCCGACGAAGAAACCGTTCAGGAGGTTCTGTGGCCGCACTGGTCTTTCGAAAAAGATTAAGGAGCAATTGATCAAGGAATACGGCTGTCAGTGTTTTATTTATCTCGAACACATGCCGGAAGCCGACTTGCAAATTGACCATCGTGTGCCGTACGAAGTGGCCAGAGAAGATGAAGAACTCAAGACCGCAGACTTCATGTTGCTCTGTGGCTCTGCCAATCGTGCGAAATCATGGTCGTGCGAACATTGCGAGAATTGGAAACAAATCAAGGACAGGACCATTTGTCTGTCATGCTATTGGGCGTACCCTGAAGAATACACCCATGTGGCCATGCGGCAAATCCGGCGAGTTGACCTTGTGTGGCAGGGCCAGGAAGTTGTGCAATATGACAAGCTGAAAAACGATGCCACGGAATCCGGTTTGGAAATTCCCCGGTTCGTCAAAGAGATTCTCGCGAAGTCGCTGAAATGA
- a CDS encoding Dam family site-specific DNA-(adenine-N6)-methyltransferase has translation MLRRCPSGAEWLQYLIRLSVGVFAECRREIQVINAAMIVPQPFQYQGSKRALAALILQYLPQETTRLVEPFCGSAALSIATAARGRAKEFWLNDFNAPLAGLLSLIVNSPRELGKFYTELWRADHTDALEHYYQVRESFNRTQDARLLLYLLARCVKGAVRYNSDGLFNQSPDKRRLGTQPETMKASLNAISTLLRGKTIVTSVSYENVLANLRDDDVVYMDPPYQGVCGERDSRYFSGISFDAFVAQLAALNLKSIRYLVSYDGRLGNRTYGKPLPDKLDLTLVEIEAGRSSQATLLGRDEVTIESLYLSSNLAVDLGVQPAIHRRRHGEQMQLMETAAHYGKAKISKRVS, from the coding sequence GTGCTGCGGCGCTGCCCTAGCGGAGCTGAATGGTTACAATATTTGATTCGACTGAGCGTGGGCGTGTTCGCAGAATGCCGGCGTGAAATTCAAGTCATCAATGCAGCCATGATTGTTCCGCAGCCATTCCAGTACCAGGGTAGCAAGCGGGCGTTGGCTGCGCTAATCCTCCAGTATCTTCCCCAAGAAACAACGCGGCTGGTTGAGCCGTTCTGCGGGTCTGCGGCGCTCTCCATTGCCACGGCGGCGCGCGGACGGGCGAAGGAGTTCTGGTTGAACGATTTTAACGCGCCGCTGGCGGGGTTGCTGTCTCTGATCGTCAACAGCCCAAGAGAGCTTGGGAAGTTTTATACTGAACTCTGGCGCGCCGATCACACGGATGCGCTGGAACATTATTATCAGGTGCGCGAGTCCTTTAACAGGACCCAGGATGCGCGGTTGCTTTTGTATCTGCTGGCGCGGTGCGTGAAGGGAGCGGTGCGCTACAACTCTGACGGACTGTTCAATCAAAGCCCCGATAAGCGTCGGCTGGGAACGCAGCCGGAAACAATGAAGGCAAGCCTCAATGCTATTTCGACCTTGTTGCGCGGAAAAACAATCGTCACGTCAGTGAGCTACGAAAATGTGCTGGCAAATTTGCGCGACGACGATGTCGTCTATATGGACCCGCCGTATCAAGGAGTTTGCGGGGAGCGTGATTCACGATATTTCTCCGGGATTTCGTTTGATGCTTTTGTGGCGCAACTGGCGGCGCTGAATCTGAAAAGCATTCGATATTTGGTGAGCTACGACGGGCGGTTGGGAAATCGCACTTATGGCAAGCCGTTGCCCGATAAATTGGACTTGACGTTGGTGGAAATTGAGGCTGGACGATCTTCGCAGGCAACGTTGCTTGGGCGGGATGAAGTGACCATAGAATCTTTGTATCTTTCATCCAACCTGGCTGTAGACCTGGGAGTTCAGCCCGCGATACACCGCCGCCGTCACGGCGAGCAAATGCAATTGATGGAAACAGCCGCTCATTATGGCAAAGCCAAAATATCCAAAAGAGTTTCTTGA
- a CDS encoding response regulator, with amino-acid sequence MGSLLRVLHLEDDPDYSDLVGTMLQKEGYEVELVLAVNRVQFEAALMRDGYDIILADYLLPEYNGLDALRTAKKLCPETPFLLVSGTIGEQAAIESLKTGATDYVLKLWPERLIPAVRRAVRETCERRERKQAQTELFRREKYFRALTENCLDILTILNREGIYIYNSPSLKRVLGYEPKELAGRSAFSLVHPDDLAGVQDIFQEALSYPDRTLRREFRFRHQDGSWRFLEVVGQNRLSDPEIGGIVINSRDISDRKTLEEQLRQAQKMEAIGQLAGGVAHDFNNILTVIQGHAALLEMGGRLSGPAARSAQQIKQAAERASALTRQLLAFSRRQVMQPRPLDLNETVRNMSKMLARILGEDIQLDLEYATRPAVVHADSGMLEQVLMNLAVNSRDAMPQGGVLAIKIAPGASNGSAAKNGTGDPLKWVRLTVSDTGCGIAPEFQRRIFEPFFTTKEMGKGTGLGLATVYGIVKQHQGRIEVESQVGAGTTFTVFLPASAQAPEANHKPVAEKPVRGGNETILIVEDEGPVRELVCNLLAGYGYKIVQANSGVKALEAWAHCQQKVDLLLTDLVMPDRMNGRELAEKLWTERPGLKVIFTSGYSAEVVGKDFVLRRGLNYLQKPYEPHQLAHAIRDCLDGVN; translated from the coding sequence ATGGGCAGCTTACTGCGCGTCTTGCATCTGGAAGATGATCCGGATTATTCCGATTTAGTCGGGACTATGCTCCAAAAAGAGGGGTACGAAGTGGAGCTGGTGCTGGCGGTCAATCGCGTCCAGTTCGAAGCCGCTTTGATGCGGGATGGTTATGATATTATCCTGGCTGATTACCTCCTGCCCGAATACAACGGCCTCGATGCCTTGCGGACCGCCAAAAAGCTTTGTCCCGAAACCCCCTTTCTGCTCGTCTCCGGCACCATCGGCGAGCAGGCCGCAATCGAGAGCCTGAAAACCGGCGCCACTGATTACGTTTTGAAGCTGTGGCCTGAACGGTTGATACCGGCGGTGCGCCGCGCAGTGCGGGAAACCTGCGAGCGGCGCGAACGCAAACAAGCTCAAACCGAATTGTTCCGGCGGGAGAAATACTTCCGCGCGCTGACGGAGAACTGTCTGGATATTCTGACGATTCTCAACCGCGAAGGCATTTACATTTATAACAGCCCATCGTTGAAACGAGTGCTGGGCTATGAACCCAAGGAACTGGCCGGGCGCAGCGCCTTTTCACTCGTCCATCCGGATGACCTGGCCGGTGTCCAGGACATCTTTCAAGAAGCCCTTTCCTACCCCGACCGCACCCTGCGGCGCGAATTCCGTTTTCGTCACCAGGACGGCTCGTGGCGTTTTCTCGAAGTGGTCGGGCAAAACCGGCTGAGCGATCCCGAGATAGGGGGAATCGTTATAAACTCTCGTGACATCAGCGATAGAAAGACCCTCGAAGAGCAGTTGCGCCAGGCCCAGAAGATGGAAGCCATCGGCCAGCTCGCCGGGGGTGTGGCCCACGATTTCAATAATATCTTGACTGTCATTCAAGGGCATGCCGCTCTTCTTGAGATGGGCGGACGGCTGAGTGGCCCCGCCGCCCGTTCAGCCCAGCAAATCAAGCAAGCCGCTGAACGGGCCTCCGCCTTAACGCGGCAACTGCTGGCCTTCAGCCGCCGCCAAGTGATGCAGCCCCGTCCGTTAGACCTCAACGAGACTGTGCGGAACATGAGCAAAATGCTCGCGCGCATCCTGGGCGAAGACATTCAGTTGGATTTGGAGTACGCCACCCGGCCGGCCGTGGTCCATGCCGATTCGGGCATGCTCGAGCAGGTCTTGATGAATCTGGCGGTCAACTCCCGCGATGCGATGCCCCAAGGCGGAGTGCTGGCCATTAAAATCGCCCCGGGCGCTTCCAACGGCAGCGCTGCCAAAAATGGCACGGGCGACCCTCTCAAGTGGGTGCGCCTGACGGTCAGCGACACCGGCTGCGGTATTGCGCCCGAGTTTCAGCGCCGCATTTTCGAACCCTTCTTCACAACCAAGGAAATGGGCAAAGGCACCGGGCTTGGGTTGGCGACGGTGTATGGCATCGTCAAGCAGCATCAAGGCCGGATTGAAGTGGAAAGCCAGGTGGGCGCCGGCACCACCTTTACAGTCTTTTTGCCGGCAAGCGCCCAAGCGCCCGAGGCGAACCATAAACCGGTCGCTGAAAAGCCCGTGCGCGGCGGCAACGAAACCATCCTGATCGTGGAAGATGAGGGCCCGGTGCGTGAGCTGGTTTGCAATCTCCTGGCCGGCTACGGCTATAAAATTGTCCAGGCAAACTCCGGCGTCAAAGCCCTCGAGGCCTGGGCTCATTGCCAACAGAAGGTGGATTTGCTTCTGACCGACCTGGTCATGCCCGACCGGATGAACGGACGCGAGCTAGCCGAGAAGCTCTGGACCGAGCGGCCTGGGCTGAAGGTTATCTTTACCAGCGGCTATAGCGCCGAGGTTGTGGGGAAGGATTTTGTCCTGCGCCGCGGCCTCAATTATCTTCAAAAGCCATATGAACCCCACCAACTCGCCCATGCAATCCGGGATTGCCTGGACGGGGTGAATTGA